ACCTTCTCAATGGCATGGTGTCTTAACAAGAGAGCGGTATTATTGCCTCCAAAGCTTGGCGAACTGCAGTTTGGTAATTATCTGAAATCGGGTAAGCTTGCTTTTCTTCTACTCCTCTTCCTTCATGTTTCTTATCGACATAGTGTATTGGAGTTTATTGGTATCTGACAAGTTTAGGGGGGTTAGGTGGTTTTCTAATTGGGAGGACTCTTGCTGTTCTTCTGACGATGACACTTGGTACATCCATGGCGGCTCGCCTGGGGCCCGTAGCTATGTCTGCACATCAAATTTGCACCCAAGTTTGGCTTGCTGTATCACTACTTACTGATGCACTTGGAGCAGCAGCTCAGGTGAACCtctctttcccttttcctgcattttcttttcatgGGCTTATCTTGATTACTTCGTGAGTCACAAATTTTGGCTTTCGACAGGCCTTGGTCGCCAGTTACATATCCAAAAAAGATTATGCTAACGTGAAGGATGTCACTCAGTTCGTATTAAAGGTAACTTACAGATAATGCATTCTTTTCTGAATGAggttatcatttaattttctgaCATTGGCTTTTTGTGTTCCAGATTGGTCTTGTTACTGGCATTTCCTTGGCTGTGATACTAGGCTTTTCTTTTAGTTCATTGGCTCCAATATTTACCAAGGATGCTGAAGTCTTGAGGATCGTTAGAACTGGTGTCCTGGTGAGTATGAGTTGGTTTTGTTTTCAATACGGATAATATTGCTAACTTGGTTTCATGTAATGATGCAGTTTGTCTGTGCCAGCCAACCTATAAATGCTCTAGCTTTTATACTTGATGGTCTCTACTATGGTGTCTCGGATTTCCGTTTCGCTGCAATCTCAATGGTAACTTTATAGGTGTTCTGTTACATGAATCGATCATCTTAGTAACACATAAAgcattaatttgatatgatcAAATACTCAATCGTAGATGGGGTCTGGTGCAATATCTTGTGTGGCTTTGCTATATGCTCCTAAGCTTGTTGGTCTTCCCGGTGTTTGGTTCGGTCTGACTCTCTTAATGGCACTAAGAACAGCAGCTGGATTCATCAGGTAAAGTAGACACTCATCTTGCGTCTTCTTTTGTCAATTGAACCAAGTTTGCAACACACATTGTGTTGAATTTGATTCATTTGTATATCCTTCTTTTCAGATTGTCACAACGTAGTGGCCCGTGGTGGTTCCTCCACAGCGATCTTAACAAAGTCAAGGTAGGTTTTGGCTAGTGCAGAATTTTCATTTGTGGTGGTGTAGCTTGATGAATGAACATGCAAGTGTTGTTGgctcaaaattttcaatggAATGGCTGTGGCTTTTGGttgcaaattttgaaatgttgTTAAACTTTCAGCTTGTTTGATGAGAATTCAAGAAGTGAAGGATGTTTGAGAATTCTGCAGCCCTTTGGAGCCATAGAAGAACAATCTACAGGAGCTTGTTTGGAGGGTGCAACACTGAAATTTACTACAATTTATTTAGAGATTAATCAAGTGGAtgcaaatatgcaatttaggttttcttctttcttcttattGGTCAAAAGATCACAGTGTGTCTCAGatttaaaatcaacaaaacTTGTCTAAGGGCATTGGCAACGCAGGCTTGCTCGCTCGTCCTGCAGAAATGACATAGCCATGAGCTGCGTTGCAGGGGGTAGCGGAATGGAACATTATCTCGTGGGGGATGGAAAGCCCACTTGCCACTTGCCACGCCCACATGTGGCCCGCACAGCCACCTAGAATGGAGTGTGCAGCCCACGTGTGGATGTTCGAGTGAGCTTCATTTCAGTCTATTAATATTagaagtaatttttattttttttataaaatcgattttccttttttctccaACTTTCTCGTTGGCAACAGTcaaatgactattttttttccccttttattttaagtttttagtTACCCCATACTTTTGTAACTACTCCGAGCAATGGTAAGAAGGTGGCGACCTCGAGCAATAAATTAGTGATTCCGGTCCACACTTGAGATGGCAAACGAAGGCGGGGTTTTATAATGTTGTGTTGAAGCATTACAGCAAAGACACGTTTTCTATGACTGCCAAAACAATTTGATGTAcgttaaaaatgtaaaaaaatattcagtAAAAGTTGAGTTgtaacattttaattatctatattttattttaattatgtaaatattttattttaatttaatatcatatcatatcaatttaattagaatatacaattttaatcaaaagaaataataatatgattttgGATGTTAAAGGATAGAGATCAAGTGAATAGTGGATGGGCTATCAAAGGAACACAAAAGCAAatgataatttcattattGGGATATCAAACAGCTCTACCAAATGCAAAATTTCAACTTTTGCCCTATCAATTGAGAAGATCCTCTTATCATTATTAGCCTTTAGCCTAGGAACAATGAAACTCAACTATGAAATATGTAAATCAAAAACACTATAAGAAATCTGGAGTCACTCCAGATTTGCAAGGACAGCATCCACAACCTCCTGGGTGGTACAGTTTCCTCCAAGATCTTTGGTTCGATATTTACCTTCTTCTACCACGCGCTTCACTGCAGACTCCAATCGGTCCGCAAATGAAGGAAACTGCAGGTGTCTCAGCATCATAGCCGATGAAAGAAGCAGAGCCACCGGATTAGCCTTCTTTTGTACCAGTAATTTGTCATTACCCACATTACCTGCGGAAGCACCTTGCTCAAAAATCGCATGATCAGAGCCCACATTCCCTGAAGTCACAGCCAGATTAGTCAAATGTTAAACAGCCTGGAAAGACACAATGACCCACCATAATAACATTCTCATCAGAAAAAAGTGAATTCTCAGTGAATAAAGTCCTTCGTTGGGAAAAGAGTGTCTCGAGTTTATTTACGACACATACCTCCAGGCATGAAACCAGTACCACCTGCTATACCAGCAGCTGTATTTGCAACCAGATTCCCATAAAGGTTTGGAGTTACctgaaaaatgtaaattttctCAGTAATGAGTTCAAGGCTGTATATGTTTTAAGGCCAACAGTGAAAACCCACATGCACCTCATATGGAAAGGAAAGAGGAACATAAGCAAATTACTTTCACATCACTTACCATCACATCAAATTGCTCTGGCTTGGAAACAAGCTGCATTGAGCAGTTGTCCACGATCATCTCATTGTACTGAATACTAGGATATTTGCTAGCAACTTCGCGACAAGATTCTAAAAATAGACCATCAGCAAGCTTCATGATGTTAGCTTTGTGCACAGCTGTCACTTTCTTCCGGTTGTTGAGATAGGCATACTCGAAAGCATATTTTGCAATCCGTTCTGAACAGAACTTTGTTATCACCTAGCAATGGTCACAGAGTAAGAAACAGATATACCAACTCATTAGTCATTACCTACATAGTTACCAACAATTACGCTTGCAATATATCAAGAAGCAAAATGGATGATCTAAGTTTTCCCCCAGAGCATACTACAGAAGGCTTGCTTAACTTGATCCAATTTTTAAACTACTGTATATAATAATGCacaaggaaaataaatattttggaaaaattcgAAAGGACAGATAAGATTAAGCTCTAAACAACATAATCCAAGCTCTGTGGTTAAATACTTTATTCAAGTCTCAAACCACAACTTCATGTCTGACATAGTTCGATTCCTCAAAAATCAACATTGATCCCAAGACTATATGATCAATTAGATGACTGCCTTTTCACATTAATCAAATTCCTACTCTGAAACTCAACCATCTAGAACATATAAGATCATCCAGTTACtcatcctttttctatttGGAGAGTTGCAGAATATAAATAGCGGAGCTAACTACATGAtccacaaactaaaaaattaggTCCTCTAATTTCACAATTATTCCATGCATTCCATTAGCTAAATGAATATAGCTTAGTCTAACACTTGCCCAAAAATTACACAATAATTCCACAGTGAAAAGGAGCACAGagcaaacacacacacaaatgcGAGGGACATAAATACCTTAAGGCTTTCAACTACACCGGGAATAACCTCATGCTCAAGACCGGCATATTCTCCCTCGGTATTCTCCCGGATCACGACAATATCTACATTATCGTGGCGCGTGGGGAGGCCGGGCAGATTAAAGCAGTGGACGAGCGAGGCATAGAGATCGAGCTCCTTCCTCAAAATCATATTCAGCGAGCTCACTCCTCCGCCCACGGGAGTCCTCAATCCTCCTTTCAGGCACACCTTATTCTTCTTAATCGATTCGAGCACCTCCGGCGGCACGTTCTTCATGTCGCCTCGCACGTCATACCTCTCGAAATAGACAGGCGCGTGCATCGCATCCATGACCTGTTCGACCGCGTCGGTCACGAGCGGGCCGACGCCGTCTCCGGGGATGAGAGTGACGGGGCGGGGAGATCCGTCGCCGGGGCTGGGCATGTAGGTGATGGATCGCGTGGGGAATCGGGCGGAGAGGAGATTCCTGACGATCGGGAGCGTGCGGCGAGACATGGCGATGGATCCGAGATGGAGAGAGGAATTAGGGTTGGATGGTTAGTTTTTTTTCGGAAA
The nucleotide sequence above comes from Salvia hispanica cultivar TCC Black 2014 chromosome 5, UniMelb_Shisp_WGS_1.0, whole genome shotgun sequence. Encoded proteins:
- the LOC125187566 gene encoding isocitrate dehydrogenase [NAD] regulatory subunit 1, mitochondrial-like; protein product: MSRRTLPIVRNLLSARFPTRSITYMPSPGDGSPRPVTLIPGDGVGPLVTDAVEQVMDAMHAPVYFERYDVRGDMKNVPPEVLESIKKNKVCLKGGLRTPVGGGVSSLNMILRKELDLYASLVHCFNLPGLPTRHDNVDIVVIRENTEGEYAGLEHEVIPGVVESLKVITKFCSERIAKYAFEYAYLNNRKKVTAVHKANIMKLADGLFLESCREVASKYPSIQYNEMIVDNCSMQLVSKPEQFDVMVTPNLYGNLVANTAAGIAGGTGFMPGGNVGSDHAIFEQGASAGNVGNDKLLVQKKANPVALLLSSAMMLRHLQFPSFADRLESAVKRVVEEGKYRTKDLGGNCTTQEVVDAVLANLE